Proteins encoded within one genomic window of Methanosarcina barkeri str. Wiesmoor:
- a CDS encoding IS701 family transposase produces the protein MKQITDDFIKSNNISVEKYISEKHLESYFQTKTRCVVSTGIDYLNGLFLLPYRKNMRKMAIYCCKCSNNQSLSHFISTSPWRPADLLKSVRTYAIKTIGKNGVLILDESSIKKSGNSSVGVSHQYCGNLGKKNNCQVGVFLAYFKKQKRMLIDERLYLPQKWINDKARCLKAKIPPEKIKFRTKHELGLEMIDNAIEEGIPFSYVTMDGFYGENPELLTELENRGLTFVADVAVDTLVYIEEPLVGIPEKKGTRGRKPTISKVLNTLSTRIDSLSSSIDGWKLIKVRKTERGYKKVYFKAIKVWRRQNKLPCEKPLWLLISKDVESNDIKYSLCNASEDTSLDELAKMQSSRYWIERAFQDAKVYCGMSEYMVRSWNAWHHHMALVMLAMLILLSYKIKFMKFHKISLHGVILIMKFHNPLKILNAGELARILNHDNEMRDRARASRLKGS, from the coding sequence AGTCAAATAATATTTCTGTAGAAAAATACATTTCAGAGAAACATCTTGAATCCTATTTCCAAACGAAAACTCGTTGTGTTGTTTCAACCGGCATTGATTACCTTAATGGTTTGTTTCTTCTCCCCTATAGGAAAAATATGAGAAAAATGGCAATCTATTGTTGTAAATGCTCTAACAACCAATCACTAAGCCATTTTATCTCAACTTCTCCTTGGCGTCCTGCAGATCTCCTCAAATCTGTTCGAACATATGCCATTAAAACTATAGGCAAAAATGGTGTTCTTATACTTGACGAATCAAGCATAAAAAAATCTGGAAATAGTTCTGTTGGAGTTTCTCATCAGTATTGCGGCAACCTTGGAAAAAAGAATAATTGTCAGGTTGGTGTGTTCCTTGCTTATTTTAAGAAACAGAAGAGAATGTTGATTGATGAGAGATTATATCTCCCACAAAAATGGATTAATGACAAGGCACGTTGTTTAAAGGCTAAAATTCCTCCTGAGAAAATAAAGTTCCGAACCAAGCATGAGCTTGGCCTTGAAATGATTGATAACGCAATAGAGGAAGGTATTCCTTTTTCCTATGTTACAATGGATGGATTCTACGGTGAAAATCCGGAGTTATTGACAGAACTTGAAAATAGAGGCTTAACTTTTGTTGCAGATGTAGCGGTCGATACTCTTGTTTATATTGAGGAACCATTAGTTGGGATTCCTGAAAAAAAGGGAACAAGAGGAAGAAAACCCACAATTTCTAAGGTTTTGAATACATTATCAACAAGAATTGATTCTCTTTCCAGTTCAATTGATGGATGGAAACTTATCAAAGTTAGAAAAACGGAAAGAGGGTACAAAAAAGTCTATTTTAAGGCTATAAAAGTTTGGAGACGTCAAAATAAATTACCTTGTGAGAAGCCATTATGGCTTCTCATAAGTAAAGATGTAGAGTCTAATGACATTAAATATTCATTATGTAACGCTTCTGAGGATACTTCATTAGACGAACTTGCAAAAATGCAGAGCTCAAGGTACTGGATTGAGAGAGCATTTCAAGATGCAAAAGTATATTGTGGAATGTCTGAATACATGGTGAGAAGCTGGAATGCATGGCATCACCATATGGCATTGGTTATGCTTGCGATGCTTATTCTGTTGTCGTACAAAATAAAATTTATGAAATTTCATAAGATTTCACTTCATGGTGTCATTTTGATTATGAAATTCCATAATCCATTGAAGATATTAAATGCGGGAGAGCTTGCAAGAATATTAAATCATGATAATGAGATGAGAGACAGAGCAAGAGCAAGTAGATTGAAAGGTTCTTGA